One genomic segment of Acidimicrobiales bacterium includes these proteins:
- a CDS encoding thioesterase family protein, translating to MSAPISPPLFETEPFFTERDGLLVPGPLAGGPWDPSVQHGGTVSGVLAHLAESVPTAEPMRTCRHTVDLMRGVPLDPIRPEVEVLRAGRRIQVVRASLYADEVEVARSTTLRMRVGDTPNPVDPVRTAHAEDDPHPMPDEPVELSMVGVGVPAFLRAVELRQEGAYRSGAPGLLWLRLHNEMVEGHPTSPFVRLAAIADMASMAAQYLKPDAWITVNADLTVSAFRDPVGDWVGLRGLHKNNGDGIGLSDAVLYDLGGRVGRATASILIEPR from the coding sequence GTGAGCGCACCCATCAGCCCGCCGCTTTTCGAAACCGAACCGTTCTTCACCGAACGCGACGGCCTGCTGGTTCCCGGGCCCTTGGCTGGCGGACCGTGGGACCCGTCGGTCCAACACGGAGGAACGGTCTCCGGCGTTCTGGCCCATCTGGCTGAATCGGTGCCCACCGCGGAACCCATGCGCACTTGCCGCCACACCGTCGACCTGATGCGAGGGGTCCCGCTGGACCCGATTCGGCCCGAGGTCGAGGTGCTGCGGGCCGGGCGACGCATCCAGGTAGTCCGAGCGTCGCTCTACGCCGACGAGGTAGAGGTGGCCCGGTCGACCACGCTGCGGATGCGGGTGGGCGATACCCCGAACCCAGTGGACCCGGTCCGCACGGCCCACGCTGAGGACGACCCGCACCCAATGCCCGACGAACCGGTCGAATTATCGATGGTCGGTGTCGGCGTCCCCGCGTTCCTCCGGGCCGTTGAGCTGCGCCAGGAGGGGGCATACCGGAGCGGTGCCCCAGGCCTGCTGTGGCTCCGCCTGCACAACGAGATGGTCGAGGGCCACCCGACCAGCCCATTCGTCCGCCTCGCCGCCATCGCCGACATGGCGTCCATGGCCGCCCAGTACCTCAAACCGGACGCCTGGATCACCGTCAACGCCGACCTGACGGTTTCCGCCTTCCGGGACCCGGTGGGCGACTGGGTCGGCCTCCGCGGCCTCCACAAGAACAACGGGGACGGCATCGGCCTGTCCGACGCCGTCCTCTACGACCTGGGTGGTCGGGTAGGCCGGGCCACCGCCTCCATTCTCATCGAACCCCGCTGA
- a CDS encoding pyridoxal-dependent decarboxylase, with the protein MPELPTGPDHMTPEAFRAAGRATVDWIADFLADIGDRPIVPPVAPGDVRASLPASPPLEGEPYTALLDDVDRLIAPAITQWQHPGFYGFFPANSSPPAVLGEFLSAGLGANGMLWSTSPACTELETHVLDWLAEACGLPDRFRSDGPGGGVIQDTASSASLCAVVAARDRSGGAAVLPDLRVYTSVQAHSSIEKDVLVAGFARDQLRAVPVDDTYAMDAEALAALVATDVANGLVPCLVVATVGTTSSGAVDPVSRIAEVAAEVGAWVHVDAAWAGSATVCPEHRHLLDGLDRVDSYLFNPHKWLLTNFDCSAFYVADAAPLVSALSIVPEYLRNEASESGQVIDYRDWQIPLGRRFRALKLWFVMRSYGVEGLQAHIRTHVAAAGILADRVAAHPGLVHAAPPSLGLVCFRHVDGDEASKRLLEAVNATGEAFLTHTLLSDRYVLRVAVGGTWTTTAHVERLADLLDELA; encoded by the coding sequence ATGCCTGAACTACCGACCGGACCGGACCACATGACCCCGGAGGCATTCAGGGCCGCTGGCCGGGCCACCGTCGACTGGATCGCAGACTTCCTGGCCGATATCGGTGATCGGCCCATCGTCCCTCCGGTGGCTCCGGGCGACGTCCGGGCTTCGTTGCCGGCGTCACCTCCGCTGGAGGGGGAGCCGTACACGGCACTGCTAGATGACGTGGACCGCCTCATCGCCCCGGCGATCACCCAGTGGCAGCACCCGGGGTTCTACGGCTTCTTCCCGGCTAACTCCTCGCCCCCTGCCGTGCTCGGAGAGTTCCTGTCGGCTGGCCTGGGCGCGAACGGGATGCTCTGGTCGACCAGCCCGGCCTGCACCGAGCTGGAGACCCATGTCCTGGACTGGCTGGCCGAGGCCTGTGGACTACCCGACCGGTTCCGGTCCGACGGCCCGGGCGGTGGCGTCATTCAGGACACGGCTTCGTCGGCCTCGTTGTGCGCGGTGGTGGCCGCTCGAGACCGCAGTGGTGGTGCCGCTGTCCTTCCTGACCTGCGGGTCTATACCTCGGTCCAGGCCCACTCCTCGATAGAGAAGGACGTTCTGGTGGCCGGCTTCGCCCGCGACCAGCTGCGGGCCGTGCCGGTCGACGACACCTACGCCATGGACGCCGAGGCCCTGGCCGCCCTGGTGGCCACTGATGTGGCCAACGGCCTGGTGCCCTGCCTAGTGGTGGCCACCGTGGGCACCACCTCGTCGGGGGCGGTGGACCCGGTGTCCCGAATTGCCGAAGTGGCCGCCGAGGTGGGGGCATGGGTCCACGTGGATGCCGCCTGGGCCGGCTCAGCCACTGTCTGCCCAGAACACCGCCACCTCCTAGACGGGCTGGACCGCGTCGACAGCTACCTTTTCAACCCACACAAGTGGCTACTCACCAACTTCGACTGCTCCGCCTTCTACGTAGCCGATGCCGCGCCGCTGGTCAGCGCCCTGTCCATCGTCCCCGAGTACCTACGCAACGAGGCCAGCGAATCGGGCCAGGTCATCGACTACCGGGACTGGCAGATCCCGTTGGGGCGCCGGTTCCGGGCCTTGAAGCTCTGGTTCGTGATGCGGTCCTACGGGGTGGAAGGCCTCCAGGCCCACATCCGGACCCACGTGGCTGCCGCCGGGATACTGGCTGACCGGGTGGCGGCCCACCCGGGCCTTGTGCACGCCGCCCCTCCCTCCCTCGGCCTGGTGTGCTTCCGCCACGTGGACGGTGACGAGGCCTCCAAGCGCCTCCTAGAAGCCGTGAACGCCACTGGTGAGGCCTTCCTCACCCACACCCTCCTCAGCGACCGCTACGTCCTGCGGGTCGCCGTAGGTGGCACGTGGACCACGACAGCCCATGTGGAACGCCTGGCTGACCTTCTCGACGAGCTGGCCTGA
- the guaA gene encoding glutamine-hydrolyzing GMP synthase, with the protein MADTTGGSARATDRILVVDFGAQYAQLIARRVREANVYSEIVPRDLTSAEFAERRPSGIIFSGGPASVHVDGAPRIDPGVYDLGVPILGICYGAQLIAHQRGGTVGPNERGEYGRTDLTVAEPGRLLADAGAGAHPVWMSHFDAITEPPPGATVTASSPEAPVAAFEASEDGLYAVQFHPEVHHTPCGQDLLGRFVHDVCGCAGDWTMTSVIDSAVAAIREQVGDGRAICGLSGGVDSAVAAALVHKAIGSKLTCVFVDTGLMRAGEGEQVVETFQKTQGIELIHVRAAERFFERLAGVIDPEDKRKAIGELFIRIFEDASGGITDARFLVQGTLYPDVIESGTKDAAKIKSHHNVGGLPEDMEFDLVEPLRNLFKDEVRAVGSELGLPDEIVWRQPFPGPGLGVRIIGEVTPYTVAVLQAADLIVRQELRAAGLEREIWQAFAVLPDIRSVGVMGDERTYARPVVIRAVTSEDAMTADWARLPYDLLERMSSRIINEVEGVNRVAYDITSKPPGTIEWE; encoded by the coding sequence ATGGCTGACACCACGGGTGGGAGCGCCCGCGCCACCGACCGCATTCTGGTCGTCGACTTCGGGGCCCAGTACGCCCAGCTCATCGCCCGGCGGGTACGCGAGGCGAACGTCTACAGCGAGATCGTTCCCCGTGACCTCACGTCTGCTGAGTTCGCCGAGCGTCGGCCCAGCGGCATCATCTTCTCCGGCGGACCGGCCTCGGTGCACGTGGACGGAGCCCCCCGGATCGACCCTGGTGTGTACGACCTCGGGGTGCCCATCCTGGGCATCTGCTACGGCGCCCAGCTCATCGCCCACCAGAGGGGCGGGACCGTAGGGCCCAACGAGCGGGGCGAGTACGGGCGCACCGACCTGACGGTGGCCGAGCCGGGCCGCCTGCTAGCTGACGCGGGAGCGGGCGCCCACCCGGTCTGGATGAGCCACTTTGACGCGATCACCGAGCCCCCACCGGGCGCCACGGTGACCGCGTCATCGCCTGAGGCCCCGGTAGCCGCCTTCGAGGCTTCGGAGGACGGCCTGTATGCCGTCCAGTTCCACCCCGAGGTGCACCACACGCCGTGCGGCCAGGACCTTCTTGGCCGGTTCGTGCACGACGTGTGCGGGTGCGCCGGCGACTGGACCATGACCTCCGTTATCGACTCCGCGGTGGCCGCCATCCGCGAGCAGGTGGGCGACGGCCGGGCCATCTGCGGGCTGTCCGGCGGGGTCGACTCAGCGGTAGCCGCCGCCCTGGTGCACAAGGCCATCGGTTCCAAACTGACCTGTGTCTTCGTGGACACCGGCCTGATGCGGGCTGGGGAGGGCGAGCAGGTCGTTGAGACCTTCCAGAAGACGCAGGGTATTGAGCTGATCCACGTCCGGGCCGCCGAGCGCTTCTTCGAGCGGTTGGCGGGGGTCATCGATCCGGAGGACAAGCGCAAGGCCATCGGCGAATTGTTCATCCGGATCTTCGAGGACGCCTCGGGTGGTATCACCGATGCTCGCTTCCTAGTCCAGGGAACGCTTTATCCGGACGTAATCGAGTCGGGCACCAAGGACGCGGCCAAGATCAAGAGTCACCACAATGTGGGGGGACTGCCCGAGGACATGGAGTTCGATCTGGTCGAACCCCTCCGCAACCTGTTCAAGGACGAGGTGCGAGCCGTGGGTTCTGAGTTGGGCCTGCCCGACGAGATCGTCTGGCGCCAACCGTTCCCCGGCCCCGGGTTGGGAGTCCGCATCATCGGCGAGGTCACGCCCTACACGGTGGCTGTTCTTCAGGCTGCCGACCTGATCGTGCGTCAGGAACTGAGGGCAGCTGGCCTGGAGAGAGAGATCTGGCAAGCCTTCGCCGTGCTGCCCGACATCCGATCAGTGGGCGTCATGGGCGATGAGCGCACGTACGCCCGACCGGTTGTCATCCGGGCCGTCACCAGCGAAGACGCCATGACCGCCGACTGGGCCCGCCTCCCGTACGACCTGCTGGAGCGGATGTCCAGCAGGATCATCAACGAGGTGGAGGGTGTGAACCGGGTGGCCTACGACATCACCTCGAAGCCTCCGGGCACCATCGAGTGGGAGTAA
- a CDS encoding GuaB3 family IMP dehydrogenase-related protein, whose protein sequence is MAEIEIGLGKSGRRAYGFDDIAIVPSRRTRDPEDVDISWQIDAYRFELPLMASAMDGVVSPATAIEVGRLGGVGVLNLEGLWTRYEDADSTLAEIAEQPVEKATKRMQELYQQPIIPGLVTERIREIKAAGVVSCASVTPQRTSALLDDILAGELDMLVIQGTVVSAEHVSTVVEPLNLKTFIRQLDIPVIVGGCATNKAALHLMRTGAAGVLVGVGPGHACTTRGVLGLGVPQATAIADVRAARMRHLDETGVYCHVIADGGMATGGDISKAIVCGADAVMIGSPLAAAAEAPGRGYHWGMATFHPTLPRGARVQTATRGTLEEILLGPANENDGKLNLFGGLRTSMATCGYVDVKEFQKAEVMVAPALQTEGKSLQKSQGVGMGH, encoded by the coding sequence ATGGCCGAGATCGAGATCGGGCTGGGCAAGAGCGGACGACGCGCCTACGGATTCGACGACATCGCCATTGTCCCCAGCCGGCGCACCCGGGACCCCGAGGACGTCGACATCAGCTGGCAGATCGACGCTTACCGCTTCGAGTTGCCTCTGATGGCATCGGCCATGGACGGCGTGGTCAGTCCGGCCACCGCCATCGAGGTCGGTCGCCTGGGTGGCGTGGGGGTACTCAACCTTGAGGGTCTCTGGACCCGCTACGAGGATGCCGACTCGACTCTGGCCGAGATCGCTGAGCAGCCGGTTGAGAAGGCCACCAAGCGGATGCAGGAGCTCTACCAGCAGCCCATCATCCCCGGCCTGGTCACCGAGCGAATCCGCGAGATCAAAGCCGCTGGCGTGGTCTCCTGCGCCTCGGTCACCCCGCAGCGCACCAGTGCCCTGCTGGACGACATCCTGGCCGGTGAGTTGGACATGCTGGTCATACAGGGCACTGTGGTCTCGGCCGAGCACGTGTCGACTGTCGTCGAACCACTCAACCTCAAGACCTTCATCCGCCAACTGGACATTCCGGTCATCGTGGGCGGCTGTGCCACCAACAAGGCGGCCCTCCACCTGATGCGTACTGGTGCTGCCGGTGTCCTAGTGGGGGTGGGTCCCGGCCACGCTTGCACCACGCGTGGTGTCCTGGGCCTAGGTGTGCCGCAGGCCACGGCTATCGCCGACGTGCGGGCGGCCCGCATGCGCCACCTGGATGAGACCGGTGTGTACTGCCACGTCATCGCCGACGGCGGCATGGCCACTGGGGGCGATATTTCCAAAGCCATCGTGTGCGGTGCCGACGCCGTGATGATCGGCTCGCCGTTGGCCGCTGCCGCCGAGGCCCCCGGCCGGGGCTACCACTGGGGTATGGCCACCTTCCACCCGACGCTGCCCCGAGGCGCCCGGGTCCAGACGGCGACCCGAGGCACTCTGGAGGAAATCCTCCTCGGTCCGGCCAACGAGAACGACGGCAAGCTGAACCTATTCGGCGGGCTCCGGACCTCCATGGCCACCTGCGGCTACGTGGACGTCAAGGAATTCCAGAAGGCCGAGGTCATGGTGGCGCCTGCTCTCCAGACCGAGGGCAAGTCTTTGCAGAAGTCCCAGGGCGTGGGGATGGGGCATTAG
- the groES gene encoding co-chaperone GroES yields MNLQPLEDRIVVRPSDSESTTASGLVIPDTAQEKPQQGDVLAVGPGRRSEQTGELVPMDVAEGDTVVYSKYGGTEITVGGEDLLILNARDVLGILK; encoded by the coding sequence ATGAACCTTCAACCTCTTGAGGACCGCATCGTGGTCCGCCCCAGCGACTCCGAGTCGACCACGGCCAGCGGCCTGGTCATCCCGGACACGGCCCAGGAGAAGCCCCAGCAGGGCGACGTCCTGGCTGTCGGCCCAGGCCGTCGCTCCGAGCAGACCGGTGAGCTTGTGCCGATGGACGTCGCCGAGGGTGACACCGTCGTGTACAGCAAGTACGGCGGGACCGAGATCACTGTCGGTGGCGAGGACCTTTTGATCCTCAATGCCCGCGACGTGCTCGGCATCCTCAAGTAG
- a CDS encoding CoA pyrophosphatase: MLVALFDDPEGTGPHVVLTRRSPRLASHTHEVSFPGGRHDPDDADLWATALREAKEEIDLDPSLPRLLGRLDPVVTVGSGSLIQPFVAVLSGSPELEPNPDEVEAVRIVALSELVRDEVYREELWPRAEGPWSITFFELEGDTVWGATAAMLRQLLALALGVEDETDHHGGYRADDA; the protein is encoded by the coding sequence GTGCTGGTGGCCCTGTTCGATGATCCGGAGGGGACCGGACCGCACGTGGTGTTGACCCGCCGGTCGCCGCGGCTGGCCTCCCACACTCACGAGGTGAGCTTTCCCGGTGGTCGCCACGATCCGGACGACGCTGACCTGTGGGCCACCGCCCTCCGGGAGGCCAAGGAGGAGATCGACCTGGACCCGTCGCTACCCCGCCTTCTGGGGCGGCTGGACCCCGTCGTGACCGTGGGAAGCGGGAGCCTTATCCAGCCGTTCGTGGCTGTGCTCAGCGGGTCCCCCGAGCTGGAACCCAATCCCGACGAAGTAGAGGCGGTGCGCATAGTGGCCCTGTCGGAGTTGGTACGTGATGAGGTCTACCGGGAGGAGCTCTGGCCGAGGGCCGAGGGGCCATGGTCCATCACGTTCTTCGAACTGGAGGGCGACACCGTGTGGGGGGCCACAGCGGCCATGCTGCGCCAATTGCTGGCTCTGGCGCTGGGTGTTGAGGATGAGACCGATCATCACGGTGGCTATCGTGCCGACGATGCCTGA
- the groL gene encoding chaperonin GroEL (60 kDa chaperone family; promotes refolding of misfolded polypeptides especially under stressful conditions; forms two stacked rings of heptamers to form a barrel-shaped 14mer; ends can be capped by GroES; misfolded proteins enter the barrel where they are refolded when GroES binds), producing MAKILKFDEEARRGLEAGVNKLADAVKVTLGPKGRNVVLDKKFGAPTITNDGVSIAREIELEDGFENMGAQLVKEVATKTNDIAGDGTTTATVLAQALVREGLRNVAAGANPMGLKKGIEAAVLAAVDSIADQAVQVDDSKEQIANVAAISAADPTIGQIIADAIDKVGKDGVVTVEESNTFGMDLEFVEGMQFDKGYLSPYFVTDPERQEAVLDEPYILYNQGKISSVQDMLPVLEKVMQSGRPLLIIAEDVEGEALATLVVNKIRGTFNSVAVKAPGFGERRKAMLQDMATLTGGQVVAEEVGLKLDGVGLDLMGTARKVVVTKDETTIVEGAGESSDVEGRISQIKREIDETDSDWDREKLQERLAKLAGGVAVVQVGAATEVELKEKKHRIEDALSATRAAIEEGVVAGGGTALLRSRAAVSDAIGGLDGDQETGARIVHAALEAPTRLIADNAGLEGAVMVREVEAASGTTGLNAMTGELEDLVNAGVIDPAKVTRAALQNAASIAALLLTTEALVADKPEPEPAMPPGGGMDPMGGMGGMM from the coding sequence ATGGCCAAGATCCTGAAGTTTGATGAGGAGGCCCGCCGCGGCCTCGAGGCCGGCGTGAACAAGCTGGCCGACGCCGTCAAGGTCACACTCGGTCCCAAGGGCCGCAACGTGGTCCTGGACAAAAAGTTTGGTGCCCCCACCATCACCAATGACGGCGTGTCCATCGCCCGTGAGATCGAGCTGGAGGACGGCTTCGAGAACATGGGCGCCCAGCTGGTGAAGGAGGTGGCGACCAAGACCAACGACATCGCGGGAGACGGCACCACCACGGCCACCGTGCTTGCCCAGGCGCTGGTTCGCGAGGGACTACGCAACGTGGCCGCCGGTGCCAACCCGATGGGCCTCAAGAAGGGCATCGAGGCCGCCGTTTTGGCCGCCGTTGACTCCATCGCCGACCAAGCGGTACAGGTGGACGACTCCAAAGAGCAGATCGCCAACGTGGCTGCCATCTCGGCCGCCGACCCCACGATCGGCCAGATAATCGCCGACGCCATCGACAAGGTGGGCAAGGACGGCGTAGTGACTGTTGAGGAGTCCAACACGTTCGGCATGGACCTCGAGTTCGTCGAAGGCATGCAGTTCGACAAGGGCTACCTGTCGCCGTACTTCGTGACCGATCCGGAGCGCCAGGAGGCGGTCCTCGACGAGCCGTACATCCTGTACAACCAGGGCAAGATCAGCTCCGTCCAGGACATGCTCCCCGTGCTGGAGAAGGTCATGCAGTCGGGCCGCCCGCTGCTGATCATCGCTGAGGACGTGGAGGGCGAGGCGCTGGCCACCCTGGTAGTGAACAAGATCCGGGGCACGTTTAACTCGGTGGCCGTCAAGGCCCCGGGCTTCGGCGAGCGCCGTAAGGCGATGCTCCAGGACATGGCCACCCTCACCGGTGGACAGGTTGTCGCCGAGGAGGTAGGCCTCAAGTTGGATGGCGTGGGCCTCGACCTGATGGGTACGGCCCGCAAGGTTGTGGTTACCAAGGACGAGACCACCATCGTGGAAGGTGCCGGCGAGTCGAGCGACGTTGAGGGCCGTATCTCTCAGATCAAGCGAGAGATCGACGAGACCGACTCCGACTGGGACCGCGAGAAGCTCCAGGAACGTTTGGCCAAACTGGCTGGCGGCGTGGCCGTCGTTCAGGTGGGCGCGGCTACCGAGGTGGAGCTGAAGGAGAAAAAGCACCGTATCGAGGACGCCCTCTCAGCGACGCGGGCCGCCATCGAGGAGGGTGTTGTGGCCGGTGGTGGCACCGCCCTGCTCCGGTCGCGTGCCGCTGTGTCTGACGCTATCGGTGGTCTGGATGGCGATCAGGAGACCGGAGCCCGCATCGTCCACGCCGCCTTGGAGGCCCCGACCCGGCTCATCGCCGACAACGCCGGCCTTGAGGGCGCGGTCATGGTCCGCGAGGTCGAGGCGGCCTCAGGGACGACTGGCCTCAATGCCATGACCGGAGAGCTGGAAGACTTGGTTAACGCCGGTGTCATTGATCCCGCCAAGGTGACCCGTGCAGCACTGCAGAACGCAGCGTCCATTGCAGCCCTGCTGTTGACCACGGAGGCTCTGGTGGCCGATAAGCCCGAGCCCGAGCCGGCCATGCCACCGGGAGGCGGCATGGACCCGATGGGCGGCATGGGCGGCATGATGTAG
- a CDS encoding TIGR03621 family F420-dependent LLM class oxidoreductase, producing MTRTFRFSVQASAPRPAAEWREIGRRAEDLGYSALSVSDHLDAEMAPLIALAVTAEATRDLRLTTLVLGNDFRHPLFLAKQAATLDLLSDGRLELGLGAGWKTTDYDQSGIPLDRPGVRIARLAEAVKLLKHCFGEGPFDFEGEHYTVRGYDGQPTCIQSPHPPFLLAGGGRRMLSLAAREADIVGLNANMAAGVIDQRAGATATVEATDEKLGWIREAAGDRLDDIELQTRVHMAQITDDPVGLAELMAPALGLDAEAALASPHVLVGSTGQCVETLLAWRERWGLTYIGLNEDAMVEFAPVVEALAGV from the coding sequence ATGACCCGAACGTTTCGCTTCAGCGTCCAGGCCTCGGCTCCGCGGCCGGCCGCCGAGTGGCGGGAGATCGGCCGCCGGGCCGAGGATCTCGGCTACTCGGCCCTCTCGGTCTCGGACCATCTGGACGCCGAGATGGCGCCGCTGATCGCCCTGGCCGTCACCGCCGAGGCCACCCGCGACCTACGACTCACCACCTTGGTGCTGGGCAATGACTTCAGGCATCCGCTCTTTCTGGCTAAGCAGGCGGCGACGCTGGACCTGCTGTCCGACGGGCGCCTGGAGCTGGGCCTCGGGGCTGGCTGGAAGACCACCGACTATGACCAGTCGGGGATTCCTCTGGACCGGCCTGGGGTGCGCATCGCTCGGTTAGCCGAAGCGGTGAAGCTTCTGAAGCACTGCTTCGGAGAGGGCCCGTTTGACTTCGAGGGCGAGCACTACACCGTGCGGGGCTACGACGGGCAGCCCACCTGTATCCAGTCCCCCCACCCGCCGTTCCTGCTAGCTGGTGGCGGGCGGCGCATGCTGAGCCTTGCGGCCCGGGAGGCCGACATCGTCGGGCTGAACGCCAATATGGCGGCTGGGGTGATCGACCAGCGTGCCGGGGCCACGGCCACCGTTGAGGCCACCGACGAGAAGCTGGGCTGGATCCGCGAGGCGGCCGGCGACCGGTTGGACGACATCGAGCTCCAGACCCGGGTGCACATGGCCCAGATCACTGACGATCCGGTGGGCCTGGCCGAGCTCATGGCCCCCGCCCTGGGCCTAGACGCCGAGGCGGCCTTGGCCTCCCCGCACGTTCTGGTCGGTTCGACAGGGCAGTGCGTGGAAACCCTGCTGGCCTGGCGGGAACGTTGGGGCCTGACCTACATCGGCCTCAACGAGGACGCCATGGTGGAATTCGCCCCCGTGGTGGAGGCCCTGGCCGGGGTCTGA
- the tsaD gene encoding tRNA (adenosine(37)-N6)-threonylcarbamoyltransferase complex transferase subunit TsaD, with amino-acid sequence MGDVVLGIETSCDETAVAVVERAAVVRSSVVSSQVEQHARFGGVVPEIAGRAHVQELVPVLAEALATAGVEGPDVEVVAATTGPGLIGSLLVGVSAAKALSLVWGVPFVSVNHLEAHLYASFLEEPDLELPLVVLLVSGGHTMLVLMEDHGRYRLLGSTLDDAAGEAFDKVARYLGLGYPGGPAIDALAAGGDGSAFDYPRSMVQENPDTLPDDRRYAFSFSGLKTAVVNHVRHDPDSPTADVAASFQEAVVDALVTKARWAVEATGARGACLGGGVAANSLLRERFLDMCTGTGVRAFLPSRSMCTDNAAMVAAAGWWRFRSDGPSPLDTGADPNQSLPLLS; translated from the coding sequence ATGGGTGATGTCGTCCTGGGCATCGAGACGTCATGCGACGAGACGGCAGTAGCCGTCGTGGAGCGGGCAGCTGTAGTCCGGTCCTCGGTGGTGTCCAGCCAGGTCGAACAGCACGCTCGGTTCGGGGGCGTGGTCCCCGAGATCGCCGGGCGGGCTCACGTCCAGGAACTGGTGCCGGTGTTGGCCGAGGCGTTGGCCACCGCGGGGGTGGAGGGTCCCGACGTGGAGGTGGTGGCCGCCACCACGGGGCCGGGGCTGATCGGCTCGCTGCTGGTTGGGGTGAGTGCCGCTAAGGCCCTGTCGCTGGTGTGGGGGGTGCCGTTCGTGTCCGTGAACCACCTGGAGGCTCACCTGTACGCCTCGTTCCTGGAGGAGCCTGACCTGGAACTCCCGCTGGTCGTTCTGCTGGTCTCCGGCGGGCACACCATGCTGGTGCTGATGGAGGACCACGGCCGGTACCGGCTCCTGGGTTCCACACTGGACGACGCGGCAGGCGAGGCATTCGACAAGGTGGCCCGGTACCTGGGCTTGGGCTACCCCGGTGGTCCGGCGATCGACGCCCTGGCCGCCGGGGGCGACGGCTCAGCCTTTGACTATCCGCGGTCCATGGTCCAGGAGAACCCGGACACACTGCCCGACGACCGGCGCTACGCCTTCTCGTTCAGCGGCCTGAAGACCGCCGTGGTGAACCACGTCCGCCACGACCCCGACTCCCCGACGGCCGACGTGGCAGCCTCATTCCAAGAGGCGGTGGTTGACGCTCTAGTGACTAAGGCCCGGTGGGCCGTGGAGGCCACTGGGGCGAGGGGGGCCTGCCTAGGTGGCGGGGTGGCGGCCAATTCCCTCCTCCGGGAGCGGTTCCTGGACATGTGCACCGGGACTGGCGTACGGGCCTTTCTGCCGTCCCGGTCGATGTGCACCGACAACGCGGCCATGGTGGCCGCTGCCGGCTGGTGGCGGTTCCGGTCCGACGGACCCAGTCCCTTGGACACCGGGGCCGACCCCAACCAGAGCTTGCCACTGCTGTCCTGA
- a CDS encoding TIGR03086 family metal-binding protein, with protein sequence MGVNAAGLSDGEHSDTLAAYSSACAFFGERLSAVTGSDWDRPTPCDDWDVQTLVAHVVTGEALVARLLREGGSWDTEVDPSILGLDPMAAWRGTALAALNAASADGVLDALHPHSLGDLPGGVVVGFRVTENLAHGWDLARACGCDAELPESLAERCLDFWLPLAGSDAMADLFGSPVLPPEGALAGVRLLSLLGRTA encoded by the coding sequence GTGGGAGTAAACGCCGCCGGCCTGTCGGACGGCGAGCACTCTGACACCCTGGCCGCCTATTCCTCGGCCTGCGCCTTTTTCGGGGAGCGCCTGTCTGCGGTCACCGGATCGGACTGGGACCGACCTACACCGTGTGACGACTGGGACGTTCAAACGCTCGTCGCCCACGTAGTCACCGGTGAGGCCCTGGTCGCCCGGTTGCTCCGGGAGGGTGGGTCGTGGGACACCGAGGTGGACCCCTCCATCCTGGGATTGGATCCGATGGCCGCCTGGCGGGGTACGGCCCTAGCTGCTCTGAACGCCGCCTCGGCCGACGGCGTGCTCGACGCCCTCCATCCCCACTCCCTGGGTGACCTACCGGGTGGGGTGGTCGTCGGGTTCCGGGTCACCGAGAACCTGGCCCACGGCTGGGACCTGGCGCGGGCGTGCGGTTGCGACGCCGAACTGCCCGAGTCGCTGGCCGAGCGGTGCCTGGACTTCTGGCTTCCGTTGGCTGGATCTGACGCCATGGCGGACTTGTTCGGCTCACCGGTCCTGCCCCCCGAAGGGGCGTTAGCCGGCGTCCGACTCCTATCGCTGCTCGGTCGGACGGCATGA